TGAGATTAGTCTACAGTTACATGCTTGCAGGTTATGGCAAAGGTGGAGACACTTACCTAACAATTTCATTAATGCCGAAGAGTTGGGAGTTGTTCAGGTCTGCTGACAAACTTTGCGCATAATGGCATAATTGCATCATGCAATGGCACTGCAAGCCATATTGCACCAGAACAGCAATTATACTCATTGCCGAGACTATTGAGTATCTTTTTAAAGATTTGAAGAGAATACCAATGGTGTTTGATGGCTGTCTGCCACCTAGGACAAGTGAATGTGggaaaatttctaaaatcaatgagtTTGCTTTGGCCCTGAAATGTATAATTTGCTCCACTGTCACATAACATAAAACAATTGGTATATCATTTTTGGATTTCTTAATGACTCGGAATTTTTTTCCCATTTTGATGTTAACTATGGGGCCAGTAGTCTCCATAACCATTTATCACTGCAGCTGAAGTTATTATTAAGCCTTTACAACAACCTCCAAGCATTCTGACTAGCTTTGAACATATTGAAAACTTAAAGGGTTGAGATCAAACAAGTTCTTTTATCTACCACTAAAGCTCCTGTCAGTGTTAAGGTGTCCTGCAATATCTCTTCACCAAAGGGGGCTCCCCTGAACAGGGAGCTATATTCATATCATAGAACAGTACATTGTGCCCAGGAAAACAATTCGTGCTAAAGTTATGgtaaagggggaggaagggggtgcACATTGTGGATAATAGTCCGTAACTCCTATTCATCACCTCGGCAATGAGGTCAGTCTGCTGCAGAAAGAGAAGGAATTAGATTTTCTACAGAAAGGCATAAGCATAGCATGGATTACTGTAAAAGGCATGTAATGGGTCCATTTTGTATGTGGGAGACTGAGATGTCCAGCAGAAAGTAAGCCTGGAGTACAATTTCACTTCGAACAGCAATGCCAAGCTCCAATTGTTAAGGACTTCAGCTACTAACTACTGTACTGACTAGCATGCTGCTAAGAAGAGTTATTCCCCTACAATAGTGAAGAGCTTTGAACATGTCTTTATCAGCTGATTGTCAGCTGACAATATTTGGCATATTTCACAAGGCATGCAACACAAGTCAGAGCAGTTTTGAACTCATTCTTTTATGTTGTCAGGagatataatgaaaataaaattaacatcACCAACTGAGTCACCTTCTGCCAGACGTAGAGGCAAAAATCGTGTAGCATCCTGTACTCGGAACTGCACTTCAATAATTCCCTTACAAGTATTCTGATAATCTAGAGGTGACAATAGTATGAAACAGCCAGGAACCGAATTAAGAGCAATCTGTGCCTACTGACAGGCACTGCGTACACACAACATCCCACACTCAGTTTAGTGTTTTGTCTTCTCTCTTCCATAACCCATTGACTGCCACCAGGCCCTGCTGCCACAGTGCAATCTCAGTCCAGATACCATAGCCTGGCCTCATGGTGAAACATCCATTTCTATGTGTGCAGCAGTCAAAGTGTTAAGCACACTGTATATTAAAAAGCTTTTCAACAGCTTGTCACCTTTACTGAAAATATGCCTCGTGCGCAGCTACATTTTAATAATTATGAATGGATGAGACCTTTAGTTGTTTCAATTATTATAAACTGAATGCCAGTACTGCTTATCTGGCAGTCAAGTTTCAGCATGGCTAGAACCACAAATAATTGAACATACTGTTTTATAACACAACATTGCAATGTCAGACATAATATATTATAACACGACATTGCAATGTCAGCCTGACACTCAGCTTTCTTGGAAAAATTATGTTCATTGTGTAAATACACAGTTGTCACATGCATTTGTCAACCTACAACCTTGCCCCACACTTGCAAATTCATATAACTATCAGCACATTTCGAGTATCGAAATTCACAAACTTGTCAGTGTGTTCTTGAATATCTATTTCCCACACCAGCTGTTATTGCAGGTATTAAACCGaccttttattttatatagttGACTACACAGTCAGCTATGTAGCCATCCTCAAGTCTGAGCATAAATCAACCACTGGTTGCTTAGTTGACAGAGTAAAAAATTTGCAGAATATAACccgttaaacacacacacacctgcgttAAAGTCAGTGTATTTGCTTCACACAATTTTAGTAATTTCGGGGAACATGTGATTTAACAACAAGCACTTCCATAAGAATGAAGGTTACTTTTAAATCGCTTTGTGTAAGTGTGCTATGAATTGCACTTGTGCTGCAGATACCAGTGACTGATGTTCACTAGATCCAGAAGGCTTTATACAgcaagcattattattattattattattattattattattattattattatttctttcctttctcagacgttatgtctggtcaaaaatggaaagtgacgcggaccttgatcaagtgtgacttccttttaactgtacggtatatgttacattgcgtttaggaactttcgggtaattgaacatgtatcaataattacggatttctgtagttgtatatatatgtttggatgtagctgtattgcgttgatgtactggtggatattgtgtggtatgactcctgtagttgatagtataattggtataatgtcaactttatcctgatgccacatgtccttgacttcctcagccagttggatgtatttttcaattttttctcctgttttcttttgtatatttgttgtattgggtatggatatttcgattagttgtgttaatttcttctttttattggtgagtatgatgtcaggtttgttatgtggcgttgttttatctgttataatggttctgttccagtataatttgtattcatcattctcctgtactttttgtggtgcatacttgtatgtaggaacgtgttgttttataagtttatgttgtaaggcaagctgttgatgaattattattattattatcattactattattatattattttttaccaacttcATAGTCGGTTAAATCAATGTGCTAAAGAGTTAAGTCTCTACAGGAAGTGTAACCTCGCAGAAGAAAATAGGGTTTGGAGGGAGGGGGACACATTCTCCATAAACGTATGCACCATTCATTTCTCTCAATACCTACCTACTTACAGGCAGACGCTGTTATGCACATACTATAGTCACATATGATCTCTGCATAAACCAATTATGCTTTAATATAACTCAATAACCCCTAAAGATTGTGATAATCCAGTTACCATAATCATTTCTTCTTTGACTACAGTCTTAATGTATGTAATATGTTGTTGGGATACTATACAGTCTACAAATTGAGCTGTTTAGAGTACCAACTTCAGTGTCATGGCTTCTGAAAAATCAGCTAGCACAGCAGCACTGTCATTCTCTACCATCGATCTCTGCACAAACTCTCCTGTATATGGTTCAGTTGGAACTGAAATTATTTACACTAATTGTCATTTACCACACaaatgcacaaaatgctgcactttAATACTGAAAGCATCTAGAAATTATGTCACATTCCTGATATTTCTTTATGCACAGTTCTAGGCAAAGGAACTAAACAAAATGGGCTACATGCACATAAAGAACATACTTCCAACTATTGTATCCACAATGAGAATGTGGTCTTAAAACCCACTTTAAAAGTTTAGTGCTCCACTAGAAAAACATCTTATGTGTCTGGGCATAATGTGGTTATGCATAATAAAAGACAAGTAGGTATAAACATTAACAACACAAATACCTGGAAACCAATATTCgtgtgcaaattttaattcattgattGATTTCGAAATAAATCTCAGTGTTCTTGACACTTAGAATACATGAGGGAAGTTTTTCATTCATAAAATCAGTTGCATTTTATTATTAAGTCTACCATAATGAAATAGTTATGCAACAGCATTTTCAGATTTACTATTTCAGTGGTATCACGTAACTTAGGTCAAGGGCATACCCATTTATGGACGTGAGATGACACCATCTTTTCCATGAATTGGAATATTTGCAAACCGAACTCACATTTTGTCCCACCAAAGTAGGCAGATGTACCAAAAGTGAGTCAAATACGCAGAGCCATGTCATGGCAAGGCATTCCAATACTACTCACTCCGCAGAAAACCgagactgaaaaaaatattttcaaatcaagTTTATCCTAAGAACTCTTGTGATCCTTAAGGTTAGTTTTATCACCATAATGATTCATTGGTCAAAGTCCTATTGAAAGGGGTATATCATTGCCAGCCTGGCCTTGAAATTGACTTAACcagttacaggaagactgagtttaacACGAACTGCAAACCAAAGTGCATCATATTTACAGTAACAAACATTATCCGATTTTAAGTGATACTTAAATCCTGAGTAACCAGGAATCAAAACTAAGCTCTTCGGATCCACTATCAGGTACTATACCACCGAGCTACAGCAAGACCCCTTAGCCACATCAGTTTGAGaaatcaacaacaacaatcaaacaaGAAAGCACTTTAATGTTGTTGCAGGTAAGAGTATTTCCAAGTGATTAAAGTATCTTTGTGTGGCATATCATGAAAATATACATTTAATATAACTTCAAAAATACTGAAGTTGCCAGTCTCCAAATAGGTTCAACACCTGACCAACTGAAATCTGTTTAAATGTGATTTTTATAGTTGATACATATAGAAACTTTCTTGAAAAAGTGTGTAAAATTGAGGTCTTAAATAAATATGAGTAAAATACTATCTCAATCTCTTTCAGCTAAGGATCCGTCTAtgtatatactctgcaagccactaacTACAAGGTGGAGGGAAAACCAGTCTCCATCCAATAACTGATTTTGGCTGTTTACAGTGACTTTTAGTAGCTGTAGGTCATGACAACCCTGTCAGACTTTACTGGATAGCATCCTTTTCATACCTTAGTCTGTTTATTCACTGTGTGTACAGGAACACAGCCAGACAAATATTTACCAAAGACAATCGGTAAACAGCCATATGTTTTTTAGAAGTTTAAATAAACAATTGAATTGGTTTCTGCATCTCAATAACATGCTCAAGCACATATGCACTTCACATACAGGCAATCAAATGTCAATACTTGAGTGCCGGAGCCATCAATAACTAGATACTGTGTATTTGCTTTTAGGCAACAACTGGTGCTGTAAGTCTTCAAAGATAACATTCCACACAAATTCACAGTTGAGGTATTGACAACTCTGGTATGGAAGTATCGATATACCTGATTTTCTATACATGAAGTGCATAGCGGCCTAGAGATGGTGTTATTGAGAGCCAAATCTGGTAGCCTCAGTAACTTCTCGAAACAGGCTGCCTCGCAATTTTTATTGGTACATACTTGCACACCTCACTGCAGACACCAAGAAATGGTCAAATCAAGTAACAGTTATGAGTACTGACCACCCAACAAATGATTCCCAGCAACACAAAGGATCATTCCAAAAGCGTTTTACATGATCAATAATGGACTTTATCTTGGTATGCAAGGCACAAATTATCCTAAATAATCTTAGCATTCTTACCCATTTTAAAGACAACATTGTCACCTTAATGATATGAACACAGCTTCCAAGTCCAAAACGTATGAAAAGGAAAGCTTCTCaaacttattttaatttaatttaatgaatCGTCTGCCgatttctcacccccccccccccacagtggaaTGATCACTACTACTCACCCTTTCCTCAAGAGAAACCTGTTCTCAAAAGCTGACTTAGAAGCCAGGTGATCAGGCCCTTTCTGTGGTGGGCATATTAATTACATGTTCACCATTCAAACATCAGCTAAAACTGTTGTATCGACAATATCTACACAAATTCAGTAGCATCAGTGTGCAGGATTAAAGACAACTTTCTCTTCAGCTAAAGAAACCAGACTACACACCCACAAATGAATATTAAAAAGCCCTGGAACCATATCAGACACTCATCACAAAGCTTTAATCATTCTAGTGGCAATATGACCCATTATGGAAGTTTATGTTTCCTGGCAGTTAATGTATTATTGTCATTGATCACTGAAAATAGAATAGTACAAAATTAACTCTCCATAAACATTTATTACCTATACTAACACATGGAGTTCTAACCTTGTCAGAATATCTAGTCTTAAAGAGAGTAAACTTCAGAATTATCTGGCTATTTATAAATTTGCTTCACAATCCCCCCCACCACTCGAAACATAAGTAGGTAGCCCAACCCAGCTTTCTTTCCTGTTGAGCCACCAACTTTAGAATAATTACCTTCATTTTGTATCAGCTCATTTCCACTAAAAAATGTAAGTAGTGCAAACAGTGCAGACCTGGAACCTTACCTCTGACATATCCAAGATGCTTTGAAACTTAAACAACGAATTTTGCCAATTTCTGAATTACTTTAAATTTGACCCCTGTTCTGTAATGCCCACCAAAAGAACAAAGATTTCAGTGAAGACAGCCCATCAGCAAAAACTTCACATGGAATGCAACAGATTTCCTGGTGGATTAATTTTTTTTGCTAACACTTGGCAAAAACTAGTCAATTCAATTTCCGAGCAAGAAAGCAATTAACCTCACTTTCCATACAAATACTGCATTAGCACACAGAAGACACTATATACTACATATGGTTAGTTTCCTACTTTGTTAATACTTTAGTTGTACTGTAGCTGGTATAATTTGTGGTAATTGGGAATTAACTGAAGCTAGTGAACACCCTAAGACAAGATACAGATTCAGTTCTGAGAAGCTGTGTTGCAGAAAGCCCAAGAAATTGGCCAACCTTCCACAATCAGAAAAATTAACCAAAATTATTTACTAGCATTGTGCTCTGTTCACTAGTTCAGCATTAAATTCAAAAATGGCAAAGTAAGCACAAACAATTAGATAGAAAAAAGATTTATTACaatgaaaaattaatttacaaacaagttcattaaatttgTTCTCAAATCAGTCATAAGCCGTAAGCCATTTTGTTAAGTGTTCCATACAACGCACAAAAACACATTGCTGAAACACAGCTAACTGCTGCACAAAGGCAGGAATGTTACACAGTTCAATTTTCTTCAACTTCTCCTTCCTGTTCCTCATCAAATTCGGCATCCTCATCAGCTGTCGCCTCCTGGTACTGTTGGTATTCAGAGATCAGGTCATTCATGTTAGATTCCGCCTCCGTGAACTCCATTTCATCCATGCCCTCACCAGTGTACCAGTGGAGGAAAGCCTTTCGGCGGAACATAGCAGTGAACTGCTCAGATATACGCTTGAACAGCTCCTGAATTGCTGTAGAATTACCAACAAATGTGGCAGCCATTTTGAGTCCTCGAGGTGGAATGTCACAGACGGCCGTCTTCACGTTGTTGGGGATCCATTCCACAAAGTAACTGCTATTCTTGTTCTGTATGTTCAGCATCTGCTCATCTACTTCTTTCATTGACATACGTCCACGGAACATTGCAGCCACAGTGAGGTAACGACCATGACGAGGATCACACGCAGCCATCATATTTTTGGCATCAAACATTTGCTGGGTAAGCTCAGGTACAGTAAGGGCACGGTATTGTTGGGATCCTCGTGAAGTGAGAGGAGCAAAGCCTGGCATAAAGAAGTGGAGGCGAGGGAAAGGTACCAAGTTCACAGCTAGTTTACGAAGGTCGGAATTCAGCTGACCAGGGAACCTCAGGCAAGTTGTTACACCAGACATTGTGAGAGATACAAGGTGGTTCAAGTCTCCATACGTTGGCGTTGCAAGTTTCAGGGTGCGGAAGCAAATGTCGTACAGTGCCTCATTGTCAATGACATAGGTTTCATCTGTGTTTTCTACAAGCTGGTGAACTGACAGTGTTGCATTATATGGCTCAACAACTGtgtctgaaacctggaaagaaaaGATACTTTCAGCTTTTTATTCAACAAATTCTATATATATAATTTCTGTAATGAAGttttaaaatttcaacttttttGGAAATTCtctctttaaattaaaatgttacACTAGTTTATTATTTACAGATGATGGAAAGTAGGAAAGCCATAGTAGTTACCTTAGGTGACGGGACGACTGAGTATGTGTTCATTATCCTGTCAGGGTATTCTTCACGGATTTTTGAAATAAGCAGAGTTCCCATTCCAGATCCTGTGCCACCACCTAATGAATGGGTCAGCTGGAAGCCCTGTAGGCAATCACAGCTCTCTGCTTCCTTCCTGACAACATCCAACACAGAGTCCACAAGTTCAGCACCCTCTGTATAGTGCCCTTTTGCCCAGTTGTTACCTGCTCCACTTTGTCCGAACACAAAATTGTCTGGCCTAAAAAGCTGGCCAAACGGCCCAGATCGTACTGAGTCCATTGTGCCTGGCTCCAGGTCAACAAGGATGGCACGAGGAACATATTTGCCACCAGATGCTTCATTGTAATACACATTTATACGTTCCAGCTGCAGGTCTGAGTCACCGTGATATGCACCAGTGGGGTCAATGCCATGCTCATCTGAGATAATCTCCCAGAACTGAAACAAGAGAGAATCATGTAATttacagcagaaattaaaattttttgacttTCTTGAAATACCAGGTCTATTAAAACTCATATGGAGGTCACTTAACATATCTAAGGCCTATAATACAGTCAATGTTCTTTACATTTTCTAAAAGCTAACACCACACTCCAATTACAGAGATATAGTACACTAATACATCACATCTAAGATTTTCATGTAGAATCTTTAAAAACTATATCTAACACTCATTTACAGTGCAAAACAGGGCTACTAATGTTTTAAGTACAGAGTGGAGGGAAACATGTCAGGGCGTCAATATGTTACATCCACCGTCTTCATCCGTATCAGCCGTTCAAGTAAGTAAACAATAAATACTACCACAAAAAATGCTGTTTACGAATTTAACAGACGAATGATAAAGGTTACTACCGTACGTAATGAAGACAGCGAACATATTGAAGGAATTAGTTTACACGTAAATACAGGGCCATTTTTCGCACAAATTTGAGAATCCCTACGAATGGACTATTTCGCTGTTTAACTACTTCGTGAGACATGTAACACCATGGTGTATTCACCAAGCTGTTACTAAGGTAATGTTGAAACAGAATTATATCAGACCTAAGgccacatggagagctgcatcaaaccagtctcaggactgaagaccacaacaacagggccACATTACCATGTGTCTCTTCACACGCATTTGACATTATCAGCTCATAATATGAGGACTGTTCGGGGAGCCGCAGCTGTAGTAATAAATCTTATAAAGAACACTGCTTACAGCAGTAAGCTGTGTTCCTTCTGCAAGATGTCTAGTCTTAATTTCGCACcattatatattataaaaataacctAATTTAGTCTAATGCGTCAAGTAACAATTCATACACTAAGCACTGGCACAAAGAGATTGCTTCGTTATTAATGAAAAGGCACTATCACTTAAGCTCAAAATACTGTTTACTATAATATCTGAAGAGAGGATTCACCCAAATCATAAAATGCAGAATAACGACAGGTTAGCTGCTCTAGAAATTAACTTACTGAAGTCTCTTAACCGTCGTAAAAAAATTCGCGATATGTCAGATTTACAGCTACCACCCAAAATTCAAAATCGACCAATAAGAAACCAGGGCGCACAATGTCACATGTGTCGCGCGGGAACCTATCTACACGTATTACTCGAACTTCAATTTACATACGCCCTGTGACTAATCAGAAATTTAGAACATATTCACCAGGAATAAGATTCAGTTCAAAACTATGTCGCTATGAAAAGATTGCCCTGTTCTTCTTACCCGAGTGTTAATACTGCAAGTAAGCAAATTAGAACTTTTCCTTACACTTAAGATTTTAGCCTACGCAGAAAACTTAAAACGTATAGAGTTCAAAATCAGCATCACGCACAATCTACTTCTGAAATTTGCTTTCTGCGCATGAAAACttcgtgtaacctgtgcaacttcaGAATGCCTTATCACAAACCGCGAATCACGTGCCAGGTTAACAGGTTGCACCGAACGGCGTTAACACCAGCACTTGAACAATgaggccccctttttttttttttaatggaacaattaCGAAAGTTAGTTTTAAACTTTCGGCTCTGCGGCGGCAATAATTAACTATCCGTAACACCTACTTTTTGGCTATAGGgtagacaaagaaaaaaaaaccaagcAGAGCGCCTTATTT
This is a stretch of genomic DNA from Schistocerca nitens isolate TAMUIC-IGC-003100 unplaced genomic scaffold, iqSchNite1.1 HiC_scaffold_375, whole genome shotgun sequence. It encodes these proteins:
- the LOC126229544 gene encoding tubulin beta-1 chain-like; translated protein: MREIVHIQAGQCGNQIGAKFWEIISDEHGIDPTGAYHGDSDLQLERINVYYNEASGGKYVPRAILVDLEPGTMDSVRSGPFGQLFRPDNFVFGQSGAGNNWAKGHYTEGAELVDSVLDVVRKEAESCDCLQGFQLTHSLGGGTGSGMGTLLISKIREEYPDRIMNTYSVVPSPKVSDTVVEPYNATLSVHQLVENTDETYVIDNEALYDICFRTLKLATPTYGDLNHLVSLTMSGVTTCLRFPGQLNSDLRKLAVNLVPFPRLHFFMPGFAPLTSRGSQQYRALTVPELTQQMFDAKNMMAACDPRHGRYLTVAAMFRGRMSMKEVDEQMLNIQNKNSSYFVEWIPNNVKTAVCDIPPRGLKMAATFVGNSTAIQELFKRISEQFTAMFRRKAFLHWYTGEGMDEMEFTEAESNMNDLISEYQQYQEATADEDAEFDEEQEGEVEEN